The Bacteroidia bacterium genome includes a region encoding these proteins:
- a CDS encoding MFS transporter: MTTTLKKSIPHFRWWIAGLLALATALNYLDRQSLPVAISEIQKSITISEVAYSRLQMLFLISYSLMYLVGGKLIDIMGSRLGYLVMILWWSIANFIHGLMSTVMGLGVARFLLGMGEGGGFPASAKVVSEWFPAKERSLAFGIFNTGSSLGSVIAPPMIAFIILELDWRWVFFLTGSLGFIWAFFWFRMYQKPENSTRVSEEEKAYIKAGQIQEETEGPKVKWVDLFKFKKTWGLVLAKFLSDAAWYFYIFWLPKYLADARGLDIKEIGYYAWIPFAFAGAGSFLAGWLSTYLIKKNISLDRSRKICLAIAACLMPIALFITGVPLSMAIVFFSMAMFGHQAFSTLMQTLTADMYPSHSVGSIAGLVGAAGSMGGVVFSFFVGLLLSNFGYGPVFIIAGILHPISFLLILFLVQKVEMIHIRSAKSGSE; this comes from the coding sequence ATGACTACTACACTAAAAAAGAGCATTCCCCATTTCCGTTGGTGGATAGCCGGATTGCTCGCACTCGCCACCGCCCTCAACTACCTCGATAGGCAGAGCTTACCAGTTGCAATCTCTGAGATTCAAAAAAGTATTACTATATCGGAAGTAGCATATTCCCGCTTGCAGATGCTTTTCCTGATTTCCTATTCCCTGATGTACCTGGTAGGAGGAAAACTTATTGATATCATGGGCTCACGCCTGGGCTATCTGGTGATGATTTTGTGGTGGTCTATTGCGAATTTTATCCATGGCCTTATGTCCACAGTAATGGGATTGGGCGTCGCGAGGTTTTTACTGGGAATGGGTGAAGGAGGAGGCTTTCCAGCTTCTGCAAAAGTTGTTTCTGAATGGTTTCCGGCTAAAGAACGATCTCTGGCATTCGGAATTTTCAATACAGGTTCCAGTCTGGGATCCGTGATTGCACCGCCGATGATTGCTTTTATCATTCTGGAGCTGGATTGGCGATGGGTATTTTTCCTAACGGGAAGTCTTGGATTCATTTGGGCTTTCTTCTGGTTTAGGATGTACCAAAAACCGGAGAATAGTACACGGGTTTCTGAGGAAGAAAAAGCTTATATAAAAGCGGGCCAAATTCAAGAAGAAACAGAAGGGCCAAAAGTAAAATGGGTAGACCTGTTTAAATTTAAAAAGACCTGGGGATTGGTTCTGGCGAAATTTCTCTCAGATGCTGCCTGGTATTTCTACATTTTTTGGTTGCCCAAATACCTGGCTGATGCCCGAGGATTGGATATTAAAGAAATCGGGTATTATGCCTGGATTCCTTTCGCCTTTGCTGGAGCAGGAAGTTTCCTTGCGGGTTGGTTGAGCACTTATTTGATCAAAAAGAATATAAGCCTGGACCGCTCCCGGAAAATATGTCTGGCTATCGCAGCCTGTTTAATGCCTATAGCTTTATTCATCACAGGAGTTCCCTTAAGTATGGCGATCGTCTTCTTTAGCATGGCGATGTTTGGACACCAGGCATTTTCTACCCTCATGCAAACCCTGACAGCTGATATGTATCCTTCTCATTCTGTGGGCTCGATCGCAGGCCTGGTTGGAGCAGCAGGTTCTATGGGGGGAGTAGTCTTTAGTTTCTTTGTAGGGCTTCTGCTTAGCAATTTTGGCTATGGGCCAGTGTTTATTATAGCCGGCATCCTGCATCCGATATCTTTCCTTTTGATACTGTTTTTGGTACAAAAAGTGGAGATGATACATATACGTTCTGCAAAATCAGGATCTGAGTAA
- a CDS encoding sugar phosphate isomerase/epimerase family protein, translating into MSKPLRLSLAIAAAEALPSAFVVFRGFEDSIRKARALGFDGVELALKHADEIDPGLLSGWLNEEGMEISAISTGQVYAETGFMFTDERPEARKKIKEIFYALIDLAADFGQLVNIGRARGQIGDRSRELAKGLFLDMLQDLCAYAGKKGVKLILEPVNRYEIDFINSVEEGVELIHEAGISNFKLMPDVFHMNIEDRGIASELIRHAEHIEYVHLADSNRLAPGQGHTDFQEIFDALQEMNYKGWLSLEILPKPDPETAAQQGAEFLLPFIQSFNQP; encoded by the coding sequence ATGTCTAAACCCTTGCGCCTATCACTTGCCATTGCTGCTGCCGAAGCACTTCCGAGTGCTTTTGTTGTATTCAGAGGATTTGAGGATTCTATCCGCAAAGCCCGCGCACTCGGTTTTGATGGGGTTGAGTTAGCCCTAAAACATGCAGATGAGATTGATCCGGGCCTATTATCTGGCTGGCTAAATGAGGAAGGGATGGAAATTTCTGCGATCTCTACGGGACAGGTTTATGCAGAAACAGGCTTTATGTTTACGGATGAAAGACCGGAAGCCAGGAAGAAGATTAAGGAAATCTTTTACGCATTGATCGATTTGGCAGCTGATTTCGGACAATTGGTAAATATTGGGAGAGCCCGGGGGCAAATTGGGGACAGATCCAGGGAGCTTGCCAAAGGTCTATTTTTAGATATGCTTCAGGATCTTTGTGCTTATGCGGGTAAAAAGGGAGTGAAATTGATCCTGGAGCCGGTCAATCGATATGAGATTGATTTCATAAACTCGGTAGAAGAAGGAGTTGAACTCATCCATGAAGCCGGTATTTCCAATTTCAAGCTCATGCCAGATGTATTTCACATGAATATTGAAGATCGCGGGATCGCCTCAGAATTGATCAGGCATGCCGAACATATTGAATATGTACATCTGGCAGATTCCAATCGTCTGGCTCCGGGGCAGGGACATACAGACTTTCAGGAAATTTTTGATGCACTTCAGGAGATGAACTACAAAGGCTGGCTGTCTTTGGAGATCTTGCCCAAGCCTGATCCGGAAACCGCAGCTCAACAAGGCGCAGAATTTTTACTGCCATTTATCCAATCCTTTAATCAACCCTAA
- a CDS encoding amidohydrolase: protein MKAYYYYLLPILFCCISCSGPQKEAADLILFNGEIYTMEEAQPWATAIVIKENKIVAVLDKAADPAAYQGKETQMIDLQGKFALPGFIDGHTHFNRAGELINDANLLKVSDDPGLKAEIGRVVNILEKGEWITGGLWGAYEQWADASATASGAKKQAWKPHKGVIDEISAEHPVFINNYNRQLYLANSMALQAAGLEAEILEGMETDEEGRATGLVYANSPAFKKIKESIKEKSSRRLLDENKAALKVLRESGIVEIHDITRPDQTERFQELYESGELTARIWMRPDLARAQEMKDAGMSMGVNPASKKEDTYLRYGAFKGYIDGIMGNHGALFFEPYDDQPDNYGHYRHHTSDDEDYATPNMEKMYGYLLTAQEAGFVANVHAIGTRGVSLMLDTYERLMKDLGKDLSGYRVIHAQVIRPDDFPRFKELNVIAEINPYHLSDDMRWMEERIGHERCKGAYAFKSLLDNGASLSFGSDWPGTMAAYYHVHPKYLIHAAVNRTTTSGQPEGGWFPEQKISMEEALKAYTINNAKAAFDGDSRGSIKAGKLADIVVCDKNLMKIDPAEILDMEVEMTIVDGKIVFERNQ from the coding sequence ATGAAAGCCTATTACTACTACTTACTCCCTATCCTTTTCTGCTGTATTTCCTGTAGTGGACCCCAAAAGGAAGCGGCTGATCTCATTTTATTTAATGGAGAAATTTATACGATGGAGGAAGCTCAGCCCTGGGCAACTGCTATTGTAATCAAGGAAAACAAAATCGTTGCAGTTTTGGATAAGGCAGCCGATCCGGCTGCTTATCAAGGAAAAGAAACCCAGATGATCGACTTGCAGGGGAAATTTGCCTTGCCGGGGTTTATTGATGGACATACCCATTTCAATCGTGCAGGCGAATTGATCAATGATGCCAATTTGTTGAAAGTATCGGACGATCCTGGATTGAAAGCAGAAATAGGGCGAGTAGTAAACATCCTTGAGAAAGGGGAATGGATTACCGGTGGCTTGTGGGGAGCCTATGAGCAATGGGCCGACGCCTCTGCTACAGCATCCGGAGCAAAAAAGCAGGCCTGGAAACCGCATAAAGGAGTAATTGATGAAATCAGTGCTGAGCATCCGGTATTTATCAATAACTATAATCGTCAATTGTACCTGGCAAATTCAATGGCGCTACAAGCTGCAGGATTGGAGGCGGAAATTCTGGAAGGGATGGAAACGGATGAAGAAGGCAGAGCAACGGGCTTGGTTTATGCAAATTCACCTGCCTTCAAAAAAATCAAAGAAAGTATCAAAGAGAAATCCAGTCGTCGATTGCTGGATGAAAATAAAGCCGCATTAAAAGTGCTCAGAGAAAGTGGCATAGTCGAAATTCATGACATCACACGACCGGATCAGACCGAAAGATTTCAGGAGCTATATGAAAGCGGAGAATTAACGGCTCGAATCTGGATGCGTCCGGATTTGGCTCGTGCGCAGGAGATGAAAGATGCGGGTATGAGCATGGGGGTAAATCCTGCTAGCAAAAAGGAAGATACCTATTTAAGATATGGAGCATTTAAAGGTTATATAGATGGTATTATGGGCAATCACGGTGCCCTCTTTTTTGAGCCCTATGATGACCAGCCGGATAATTACGGACATTACCGCCATCATACCTCCGATGATGAGGATTACGCAACCCCCAATATGGAGAAGATGTACGGCTATCTCCTTACTGCTCAGGAAGCGGGTTTTGTCGCCAATGTGCATGCGATTGGGACAAGAGGTGTAAGTCTGATGTTGGATACCTATGAGCGTTTGATGAAGGATTTGGGGAAAGACCTTTCTGGTTATAGAGTCATACATGCCCAGGTGATCCGCCCGGATGATTTCCCCCGCTTTAAAGAACTCAATGTTATAGCAGAAATAAATCCCTATCATCTCTCTGACGATATGCGTTGGATGGAAGAACGGATAGGACATGAAAGGTGCAAAGGGGCCTATGCATTTAAGAGTTTATTGGATAATGGGGCAAGTCTCTCTTTTGGCTCGGACTGGCCGGGAACCATGGCTGCCTATTATCATGTGCATCCCAAATATCTCATTCATGCGGCTGTCAATCGAACCACTACGAGCGGACAGCCAGAAGGTGGCTGGTTCCCCGAGCAAAAGATCAGTATGGAAGAAGCATTAAAGGCCTATACGATTAATAATGCGAAAGCTGCTTTCGATGGAGACAGCAGAGGTTCAATAAAGGCAGGCAAACTGGCAGATATTGTGGTTTGCGATAAAAACCTCATGAAGATTGATCCTGCCGAGATTTTAGATATGGAGGTAGAGATGACGATAGTGGATGGGAAGATTGTATTTGAAAGAAATCAATAA
- a CDS encoding alpha/beta hydrolase, with translation MKHIVLIGSLLVLGLNLRAQEGGVMEKVSHHYADNDGVKIHYVSMGEGPLAVMIHGFPDFWYSWRNQMEALSKTHKVVAVDLRGYNKSDKPEGVEAYKMVNLMKDIEAVIKAEGKKKAIIIGHDWGGAISWSLAIYRPDLVEKLIICNLPHPKGMANELANNPEQQKNSEYARKFQEADAHKKLTAEGLAAWLNDEEAKKYYIEAFKRSSFEGMLNFYKANYPKEPYQSNNAPIPKVKCSVLMIHGLDDWALLPGGLNNTWKWLEKDLTLVTVPGAGHFVQHDAPEMVSRTMLMWLNR, from the coding sequence ATGAAACATATAGTACTTATAGGGAGCCTGCTAGTATTAGGCTTGAATCTACGCGCCCAGGAAGGGGGAGTAATGGAAAAAGTGAGCCACCATTATGCGGATAATGATGGGGTAAAGATTCATTATGTGAGTATGGGAGAAGGTCCCCTTGCAGTGATGATTCATGGCTTTCCCGACTTTTGGTACAGCTGGCGAAATCAAATGGAAGCCCTGTCCAAAACACATAAGGTGGTAGCTGTTGATTTGAGAGGCTATAATAAAAGCGATAAGCCCGAAGGAGTGGAAGCCTACAAAATGGTGAATCTCATGAAAGACATTGAGGCGGTAATCAAAGCAGAAGGCAAGAAGAAAGCCATCATCATAGGACACGATTGGGGGGGAGCTATCTCCTGGTCCTTGGCTATTTATCGTCCGGATTTGGTTGAAAAACTTATCATCTGTAACCTCCCCCACCCTAAGGGCATGGCAAACGAATTGGCAAACAATCCTGAACAACAGAAAAACAGCGAATATGCTCGAAAATTTCAGGAGGCAGATGCGCATAAAAAATTGACGGCTGAAGGACTGGCAGCTTGGCTAAATGACGAGGAGGCCAAAAAATATTATATCGAAGCTTTTAAGCGCTCCAGTTTCGAAGGCATGCTCAATTTCTATAAAGCCAATTATCCCAAAGAGCCCTATCAAAGCAATAATGCTCCCATCCCCAAAGTCAAATGTTCGGTCTTGATGATTCATGGCCTGGATGATTGGGCATTGCTGCCAGGAGGACTAAATAATACCTGGAAATGGTTGGAGAAAGATTTAACCCTGGTTACAGTGCCGGGAGCAGGACATTTTGTCCAACATGATGCACCGGAAATGGTAAGCCGTACCATGCTTATGTGGTTGAATAGATGA
- the rpiB gene encoding ribose 5-phosphate isomerase B yields the protein MDTNTDKRILIGCDHGGYEAKIKIKEHLAEKGYELIDVGSESAEIVRYPNYVKKVAAPISQKEYSRGILICSTGIGMCIAANKFKGIRAALVNSHYQAKMTRQHNDSNILCLGGKTSGIFDLLDFVDTWLENEYIGGRHDISLGIIEDIENELGIKSADAVNPEPKAE from the coding sequence ATGGATACAAATACTGATAAACGAATTTTGATCGGCTGTGATCATGGAGGCTATGAGGCCAAAATTAAAATCAAGGAGCATTTAGCGGAAAAAGGATATGAACTTATAGATGTTGGATCGGAAAGTGCAGAAATCGTCCGTTATCCCAATTATGTAAAAAAAGTAGCAGCTCCCATTTCGCAAAAAGAATATTCTAGAGGAATCCTTATATGCTCAACGGGGATTGGCATGTGTATCGCAGCAAATAAGTTCAAAGGCATACGTGCAGCCCTGGTCAACAGCCATTATCAGGCAAAGATGACCCGACAGCACAATGACAGCAATATCCTTTGCCTGGGGGGAAAAACGAGCGGTATTTTTGACCTGCTGGATTTCGTAGACACCTGGCTGGAAAATGAATACATCGGTGGGAGACATGACATTTCTCTGGGCATCATAGAAGACATAGAAAACGAACTGGGAATAAAATCGGCAGATGCTGTCAATCCGGAACCTAAAGCAGAATGA
- a CDS encoding class I SAM-dependent methyltransferase, translating into MSQNPTPVMAKESQAPVMNRENPDPGKGVRYLGLKDQAPDCEIFINQPIYDLKVLCKNKKVVDIGCGYGRNRKIVEAVGGEWVGVEPFEGGAHTVVADAENLPFEDNTFDVAIMDAVLEHIPDVGKAYAEVARVLKPGGLFVGYVAFMECFHEISYSHLSFKALEHYSSINNMSLEKVAGGSRFGIDYHLMVLFYPLPFKYLRGLVAASIRGMFRLKSWIGYLGLRAKRRLNHAEARELSSLYYKLECLRQSNGFTYVVRKNS; encoded by the coding sequence ATGAGTCAAAATCCTACACCTGTAATGGCAAAAGAATCCCAAGCTCCCGTAATGAATAGAGAAAATCCCGATCCCGGGAAAGGGGTTCGATATTTAGGACTTAAAGATCAGGCTCCGGATTGTGAGATTTTTATTAATCAGCCTATTTATGATCTCAAGGTGCTTTGCAAAAACAAGAAGGTAGTAGATATCGGTTGTGGATATGGCAGAAATCGAAAAATTGTTGAAGCTGTCGGAGGGGAATGGGTAGGCGTTGAACCTTTTGAAGGAGGAGCACACACAGTTGTAGCGGATGCCGAAAATTTGCCCTTCGAAGACAATACCTTCGATGTGGCCATTATGGATGCAGTTCTGGAACATATCCCGGATGTAGGGAAAGCCTATGCTGAGGTTGCAAGGGTGCTAAAACCCGGAGGTCTATTTGTTGGCTATGTCGCATTTATGGAGTGTTTTCATGAAATCTCCTATTCCCATCTTTCATTCAAGGCCCTGGAACATTATTCCAGCATCAACAATATGAGTCTGGAGAAAGTGGCGGGAGGAAGTCGTTTTGGAATAGATTACCACCTCATGGTCCTCTTTTATCCCCTTCCATTTAAATACCTGAGAGGTCTGGTTGCAGCTTCGATCAGAGGGATGTTTAGGTTAAAATCCTGGATCGGATATCTCGGGCTTCGGGCTAAAAGACGATTGAATCATGCAGAGGCCCGTGAATTATCTAGCCTGTATTATAAGCTAGAGTGCCTCCGGCAATCAAACGGATTTACCTATGTTGTGAGAAAAAATAGCTGA
- a CDS encoding SDR family oxidoreductase: protein MNLFDVNGKCVVVTGASQGIGEAIAKAYAEAGARVYLNARNPDKLSQAVKKFRKENLIVYPALFDVTVKEEVEQGIGKIVEDSGRLDVVVNNAGIIRRNSLEELEEEDWEAVIKTDLTAPFLVGKYAARHMIPAGGGKIINICSLMSELGRNTVAAYAAAKGGLKMLTRSMATDWAKHNIQANGIGPGYIATPINTAYRAEGNPLNEYILSRTPAGRWGTPDDLIGAAIFLASSASDFVNGQIIYVDGGVLATFGDPGK, encoded by the coding sequence ATGAATCTTTTTGATGTAAATGGGAAATGTGTTGTGGTAACTGGCGCGAGTCAGGGGATTGGGGAAGCGATTGCAAAAGCCTATGCCGAGGCGGGCGCTCGAGTCTACCTAAACGCACGCAATCCTGATAAGCTTTCCCAGGCCGTAAAAAAATTCCGAAAGGAAAACCTCATCGTTTATCCGGCCCTTTTCGATGTCACTGTTAAGGAGGAGGTGGAACAAGGCATAGGGAAAATTGTCGAAGATTCAGGTCGATTGGATGTGGTTGTAAACAATGCCGGGATCATCCGGCGCAACAGTTTGGAAGAATTGGAGGAAGAGGATTGGGAAGCCGTCATCAAAACGGACCTTACCGCTCCTTTTTTAGTGGGGAAATACGCTGCCAGACATATGATTCCGGCTGGAGGGGGAAAGATCATCAATATTTGCTCTTTGATGAGTGAATTGGGAAGAAATACAGTTGCTGCCTATGCGGCTGCCAAAGGAGGCCTGAAGATGTTGACCAGAAGCATGGCTACAGATTGGGCAAAGCATAATATTCAGGCGAATGGGATTGGACCCGGATACATTGCTACTCCTATCAATACTGCTTATCGTGCAGAAGGAAATCCTTTAAATGAATACATTCTCAGCCGAACACCTGCAGGCCGTTGGGGAACACCGGATGATTTGATCGGTGCTGCCATATTCCTTGCATCTTCAGCCTCGGATTTTGTAAATGGGCAAATCATTTATGTTGATGGAGGAGTTCTGGCCACTTTCGGAGATCCGGGTAAATAA
- a CDS encoding glycoside hydrolase family 2 TIM barrel-domain containing protein: MLRTLILICSLISGPLLLLSQQIDPAKNLHQNHEVFEVNKLSPRSSFFAFENESLATEDRMEKSQRYLSLNTYWKFNWVRNPEDRPKDFYKTDFDDKDWDRFPVPANWEVHGLDHPIYLDEKYPFNTQWPKVPADYNPVGSYRHEIELPENWKDQEVFLHFGAVKSALYVWVNGQEVGYSQGSKTPAEFHLNPYLKEGKNLIAFQVFRWSDASYIESQDMLRLSGVEREVYLYSRPKVYIQDYFVKTDLDENFQHGDLSIDFELHNTSDQYQRDQKLEVCLSAPNGEELASKMLSFNLSPNQKKKQKLSFRLSDIQLWSAETPNLYKLRIKLNALDKQKAEFIQLKQGLRKVEIKGGQLLVNGKAIYIRGVDRHETDPHRGHVIDRELMLKDIRLMKQNNINAVRTSHYPNHPEWYKLCDQYGLYVVDEANIESHPLANSEETQIGNEMSWLPAHMARTQAMFERDKNHASIIIWSLGNEAGHGKIFEVMYQWLKERDPSRPVQYEPAEKESYTDIFCPMYPRFNKLMDYAKSNPDRPLIMIEYCHAMGNSVGNLQDYWNIIEEYPVLQGGFIWDWVDQSLEYENEQGLKYLAYGHDYHPDLPTDGNFLNNGLVNPYREAHPHLEEVKKVYAPLKFAPLILEKGIFQVHNKYFFKGNEDWVFSWKLREEGKVIRKGNIGKLLAGPGEKRSFRVPIKDLEMKEGSEYLLSLYAKTESSSELIPADHIVAWDQFVLQKKKLLSQNHRGSSVEKLKFNQQGDEIQITGKDLKLRFRKKTGDLLSYSYKDQQLIKAPLKVNFWRPPTDNDLGNGMHEWAAFWREAASQLKSSLLRIEEVGENIQLEVGLESKTLDKLPIKILYKIYPNGQMVVEYRFSPKEKELPLIPRLGLQLQMDERFEYMEWYGRGPHESYWDRKTSAEVGIWKGLVWDQIHRYSRPQETANKTDVRWMSLKDRSGTGLKIEAVSEFLSMSAWQLDQEDLDFLAGAKGSASASGLVPLTSKHGAELSPKDHIIWNVDLKQMGVGGDNSWGAPVHQEYTISPKEYFYSFRISPIVDKE; this comes from the coding sequence ATGCTGCGCACACTTATACTTATTTGCTCCCTCATCTCTGGACCTTTGCTGTTACTTTCCCAGCAAATCGATCCGGCCAAGAATCTTCATCAAAACCATGAGGTCTTTGAAGTAAACAAGCTTAGTCCCAGGAGCAGCTTTTTTGCTTTTGAAAATGAGAGCCTGGCTACAGAAGATCGTATGGAGAAATCCCAGCGATATTTATCCCTCAATACCTATTGGAAATTTAATTGGGTTAGAAATCCTGAAGATCGACCTAAAGACTTTTATAAAACAGATTTTGATGACAAAGACTGGGACAGATTTCCCGTCCCGGCCAATTGGGAGGTTCATGGATTAGATCATCCTATATATTTAGACGAAAAATATCCCTTCAATACCCAATGGCCCAAAGTTCCTGCAGATTACAATCCGGTAGGTTCATACAGACATGAAATTGAATTGCCCGAGAACTGGAAAGATCAGGAAGTTTTCCTTCATTTTGGCGCTGTAAAATCTGCCCTCTATGTTTGGGTCAATGGACAGGAGGTTGGCTATTCTCAAGGGTCAAAGACACCCGCAGAATTTCATCTTAATCCCTATCTGAAGGAAGGCAAGAATCTCATTGCATTTCAGGTTTTTCGTTGGTCAGATGCCAGCTACATAGAAAGCCAGGATATGCTAAGGCTTTCCGGAGTTGAGCGAGAAGTTTATCTCTATTCTCGGCCCAAAGTATATATCCAGGATTATTTTGTAAAAACGGATTTGGACGAGAACTTCCAACATGGGGATCTGAGTATTGATTTTGAACTGCATAATACCAGCGATCAATACCAAAGGGATCAAAAACTGGAAGTCTGCCTTAGCGCTCCTAATGGAGAAGAATTAGCATCGAAAATGCTTTCATTCAATCTTTCTCCCAATCAAAAGAAAAAGCAAAAACTCAGCTTTCGACTATCCGATATCCAACTTTGGTCTGCAGAAACTCCCAATCTGTATAAACTCCGGATAAAATTGAATGCTCTGGATAAACAAAAAGCTGAATTCATTCAGTTGAAGCAAGGTTTGCGGAAAGTGGAAATTAAAGGAGGTCAATTATTGGTAAATGGCAAAGCTATTTATATCCGGGGCGTTGATCGCCATGAGACCGATCCGCATCGGGGGCATGTGATTGATCGGGAGTTGATGCTCAAGGATATCCGCTTGATGAAGCAAAACAATATCAATGCAGTCAGGACCAGTCATTATCCTAATCACCCGGAATGGTACAAACTCTGTGATCAATATGGTTTGTATGTGGTGGATGAAGCCAATATAGAGAGTCATCCCTTAGCAAATTCTGAAGAAACTCAAATAGGAAATGAGATGAGCTGGCTTCCTGCACATATGGCTCGTACCCAGGCCATGTTTGAGCGAGATAAAAATCATGCTTCTATCATCATTTGGTCTCTGGGTAATGAAGCTGGTCATGGAAAAATCTTTGAGGTCATGTATCAATGGCTCAAGGAACGAGATCCTTCTCGACCCGTACAATACGAACCTGCTGAAAAAGAATCCTATACGGATATTTTCTGTCCCATGTATCCTCGCTTCAACAAACTGATGGACTATGCCAAGAGTAATCCGGATCGTCCGCTCATCATGATTGAGTATTGTCATGCGATGGGAAATAGTGTAGGCAATCTGCAAGATTACTGGAACATCATAGAAGAATATCCGGTCCTTCAAGGAGGCTTTATCTGGGATTGGGTCGATCAATCTCTGGAATACGAAAATGAGCAAGGCCTCAAATACCTGGCATATGGACATGACTACCACCCAGATTTACCCACAGACGGAAATTTTCTCAATAATGGGCTTGTAAATCCCTATCGAGAAGCGCATCCACATCTGGAAGAAGTCAAGAAGGTTTATGCGCCGCTTAAGTTTGCTCCCCTGATTTTGGAAAAAGGAATCTTTCAGGTCCACAACAAATATTTCTTTAAAGGAAATGAGGACTGGGTATTTTCCTGGAAGCTCAGAGAAGAAGGCAAAGTGATACGTAAGGGAAATATAGGCAAACTTCTGGCCGGCCCAGGTGAAAAAAGAAGCTTCCGGGTACCCATCAAAGATTTGGAGATGAAAGAAGGCTCCGAGTATCTGCTGAGTTTATATGCAAAGACCGAAAGTTCCAGTGAACTCATTCCTGCAGATCATATCGTCGCCTGGGATCAGTTTGTCCTGCAAAAGAAAAAACTCCTTTCTCAAAATCATAGAGGCTCCTCTGTTGAAAAGCTAAAATTCAACCAACAGGGTGATGAAATTCAGATCACAGGTAAAGACCTCAAATTGAGGTTCAGGAAAAAAACCGGAGACCTCTTATCCTATAGTTATAAAGACCAGCAATTGATAAAGGCTCCCCTCAAGGTCAACTTCTGGAGACCTCCTACTGATAATGACCTCGGAAATGGTATGCATGAATGGGCAGCCTTCTGGCGGGAGGCGGCTTCACAGCTAAAGTCCAGTCTGTTGAGAATTGAGGAAGTAGGCGAAAATATCCAATTGGAAGTCGGTCTGGAATCAAAAACCCTAGACAAACTCCCGATAAAAATTCTCTATAAAATATATCCCAATGGACAGATGGTTGTAGAATACCGATTCAGTCCCAAAGAAAAAGAGCTCCCATTGATCCCCCGTTTGGGTCTTCAATTGCAAATGGATGAGCGTTTTGAATATATGGAGTGGTATGGTAGAGGACCGCATGAGTCTTATTGGGATAGAAAGACTTCTGCAGAAGTCGGGATTTGGAAAGGGCTCGTTTGGGATCAGATACACCGCTATTCAAGGCCTCAGGAAACTGCAAATAAAACCGATGTCCGTTGGATGAGTTTGAAAGATAGAAGTGGAACAGGACTAAAAATCGAAGCGGTTTCAGAATTTCTCTCTATGAGTGCATGGCAACTAGACCAGGAAGATCTGGATTTTCTGGCGGGGGCCAAAGGAAGCGCATCCGCTTCAGGTCTGGTTCCGCTTACCTCTAAACATGGGGCTGAACTTTCTCCCAAAGATCACATCATCTGGAACGTAGACCTCAAGCAAATGGGAGTAGGAGGGGACAATAGCTGGGGGGCACCCGTTCATCAGGAATACACAATCAGCCCCAAAGAGTATTTTTACAGTTTCAGGATCAGTCCGATAGTTGATAAAGAGTAG